The following coding sequences are from one Rhinoraja longicauda isolate Sanriku21f chromosome 35, sRhiLon1.1, whole genome shotgun sequence window:
- the macroh2a2 gene encoding core histone macro-H2A.2 isoform X1, whose product MSARSGKKKMSKLSRSTRAGVIFPVGRMMRYLRKATFKYRIGMGAPVYLAAVIEYLAAEILELAGNAARDNKKSRITPRHILLAVANDEELNQLLKGVTIASGGVLPRIHPELLAKKRGARSKVETILSTPPEKKAKKAKPTPVKKAAKKATVKRATKSKSPRKGKRIESNKEGASSSTSDDVPGEGFTILSTKSLFLGQKLSLTQSEISDIGSVKVECIINPTNAEIDLKEDVGNALEKAGGKEFLDAVKELRKSNGPLEVTGAVLGQAPGLAAKFIIHCNIPQWGVDKCEEQLEKTVKNCLTLADEKKLKSIAFPSIASSRTSSRASGRSPNQSRNSFPKHIAAQLILKAISNYFVNATSSLKNIFFVLFDSESIGIYVQEMAKLEVK is encoded by the exons ATGTCTGCCCGAAGTGGAAAAAAGAAAATGTCCAAGTTGTCACGCTCAACCAGAGCAGGGGTCATTTTCCCCGTTGGCAGAATGATGCGTTACTTGCGGAAAGCAACATTCAAATATCGTATTGGAATGGGAGCACCTGTTTACCTGGCTGCAGTCATAGAGTACCTAGCAG CTGAAATTCTGGAACTGGCTGGAAATGCAGCCAGGGATAACAAAAAGAGTAGAATAACTCCAAGGCACATTCTGCTGGCAGTGGCAAATGATGAAGAATTAAACCAG TTATTAAAAGGAGTGACAATTGCGAGTGGTGGTGTGCTGCCTCGAATTCATCCTGAGCTGTTAGCAAAGAAACGTGGTGCCAGAAGTAAAGTGGAAACCATTCTTTCTACACcgccagaaaagaaggcaaagaaaGCAAAGCCAACACCAGTCAAAAAAGCTGCCAAGAAAGCAACCGTCAAAAGGGCGACAAAATCCAAATCGCCCAGAAAG GGTAAACGAATAGAAAGCAATAAGGAAGGAGCATCCAGTTCCACTTCAGATGATGTACCTGGTGAAGGTTTCACAATTCTTTCAACGAAGAGCCTCTTTCTGGGACAAAAG CTGTCATTAACACAGAGTGAAATCAGTGACATTGGTTCAGTTAAGGTTGAGTGCATCATTAACCCAACCAATGCTGAAATAGACCTTAAAGAGGATGTTG GCAACGCGTTGGAAAAAGCAGGTGGAAAGGAGTTTTTAGATGCTGTGAAAGAGCTCCGGAAATCCAACGGACCTTTGGAAGTAACTGGGG CTGTTTTGGGTCAGGCTCCTGGACTGGCCGCCAAATTCATAATTCACTGTAATATCCCACAATGGggagtggataaatgtgaagaacAACTGGAAAAAACTGTGAAGAATTGCTTGACTTTGGCAGATGAGAAGAAACTGAAATCAATTGCTTTCCCGTCCATTGCCAGCAGCag GACCAGCTCTCGAGCTTCAGGTCGGTCTCCAAACCAATCAAG AAACTCTTTCCCAAAGCACATTGCAGCACAGCTCATCCTCAAGGCCATCTCCAATTATTTTGTTAACGCAACATCATCATTGAAGAACATCTTTTTTGTCTTATTTGACAGTGAAAGTATCGGCATCTATGTGCAGGAAATGGCAAAGCTTGAAGTAAAGtga
- the macroh2a2 gene encoding core histone macro-H2A.2 isoform X2 — MSARSGKKKMSKLSRSTRAGVIFPVGRMMRYLRKATFKYRIGMGAPVYLAAVIEYLAAEILELAGNAARDNKKSRITPRHILLAVANDEELNQLLKGVTIASGGVLPRIHPELLAKKRGARSKVETILSTPPEKKAKKAKPTPVKKAAKKATVKRATKSKSPRKGKRIESNKEGASSSTSDDVPGEGFTILSTKSLFLGQKLSLTQSEISDIGSVKVECIINPTNAEIDLKEDVGNALEKAGGKEFLDAVKELRKSNGPLEVTGAVLGQAPGLAAKFIIHCNIPQWGVDKCEEQLEKTVKNCLTLADEKKLKSIAFPSIASSRNSFPKHIAAQLILKAISNYFVNATSSLKNIFFVLFDSESIGIYVQEMAKLEVK, encoded by the exons ATGTCTGCCCGAAGTGGAAAAAAGAAAATGTCCAAGTTGTCACGCTCAACCAGAGCAGGGGTCATTTTCCCCGTTGGCAGAATGATGCGTTACTTGCGGAAAGCAACATTCAAATATCGTATTGGAATGGGAGCACCTGTTTACCTGGCTGCAGTCATAGAGTACCTAGCAG CTGAAATTCTGGAACTGGCTGGAAATGCAGCCAGGGATAACAAAAAGAGTAGAATAACTCCAAGGCACATTCTGCTGGCAGTGGCAAATGATGAAGAATTAAACCAG TTATTAAAAGGAGTGACAATTGCGAGTGGTGGTGTGCTGCCTCGAATTCATCCTGAGCTGTTAGCAAAGAAACGTGGTGCCAGAAGTAAAGTGGAAACCATTCTTTCTACACcgccagaaaagaaggcaaagaaaGCAAAGCCAACACCAGTCAAAAAAGCTGCCAAGAAAGCAACCGTCAAAAGGGCGACAAAATCCAAATCGCCCAGAAAG GGTAAACGAATAGAAAGCAATAAGGAAGGAGCATCCAGTTCCACTTCAGATGATGTACCTGGTGAAGGTTTCACAATTCTTTCAACGAAGAGCCTCTTTCTGGGACAAAAG CTGTCATTAACACAGAGTGAAATCAGTGACATTGGTTCAGTTAAGGTTGAGTGCATCATTAACCCAACCAATGCTGAAATAGACCTTAAAGAGGATGTTG GCAACGCGTTGGAAAAAGCAGGTGGAAAGGAGTTTTTAGATGCTGTGAAAGAGCTCCGGAAATCCAACGGACCTTTGGAAGTAACTGGGG CTGTTTTGGGTCAGGCTCCTGGACTGGCCGCCAAATTCATAATTCACTGTAATATCCCACAATGGggagtggataaatgtgaagaacAACTGGAAAAAACTGTGAAGAATTGCTTGACTTTGGCAGATGAGAAGAAACTGAAATCAATTGCTTTCCCGTCCATTGCCAGCAGCag AAACTCTTTCCCAAAGCACATTGCAGCACAGCTCATCCTCAAGGCCATCTCCAATTATTTTGTTAACGCAACATCATCATTGAAGAACATCTTTTTTGTCTTATTTGACAGTGAAAGTATCGGCATCTATGTGCAGGAAATGGCAAAGCTTGAAGTAAAGtga